The window CTCTTACTCAGGGAGAACTATTCCAGGATGGCCAACAATATGCTTCGTTCACGAACATCCAGGCAGAGCTTACCGAGGGAACATTGCACATCCTTTCGGCGAAGGGCACGGTGGGTGAGATGGTGATTACTGTTGATGGTACGCTTTCTCTAAAGGATGTCAATCTTCGTGGTCAGATCGAGGGAGTGGTGCCTTTTCCAGACCTTGCTCAAGTTCTGCGGGGGATGTGGAAAGGTAATTTATGGTTTCACGGGACTTGGGATGATTTGAAACTACGTGGTGAACTTACCCTTCGAAACGGGTTATTGGATTTTCAAGAGAATAGGGGTGTAACTTCACAAGATCTTATCGGGAAGTTAAAAAAATGGGAAGAGTCTATTCCTCTTACCGTGGAACTCACCCTTTCCACTGCGGATATTCTGAAAGTAAAAACTCGCTTCATTGATCTTGGGTTAAAAGGGGCGTTAAAGGTGACCGGAAAGGGGAGTACCATCCAGGTGGAAGGGAAATTGGAGGTCGAAAAGGGAACGTATGACCTTGTTTTCGTCAAATTTCCTCTGAACGGTTACGTATTTTTTAACCACTTTGGGGCTTGGGAACCTCAGCTATCGCTGGAAGGAGAAAAGGAAGTCGGAAGGTATCGAGTGCGCCTTTCTGCTGAAGGAAACCTTAGTGATTATACCATTACTTTGAATTCAGAACCTCCACTCTCCCAGGAAGAAATTTTGTCTCTCCTTTTTCTGGGTCAAGAGGATGCGTATCGTACTCTTGAAAACGTCAATGTGGCTCCGCTCCTTCTCAAAGGGTTGCAATTTTTGCTCCAAAAAAGTGGTGGCTTGCTTTCCAAAATACCCTTTTTTGACGAAATAACCTTTGATTCGTCTCGTTTTTCCCGATTATTCTTGGAGAAAAGACTTGGTAAAAATGTCTCCTTAGGGTATACTCAGGAGTTAAGTGGAGAAAAGAATTCATCCTGGAATGTCGAAGTTGATTTTGGCCGAGAGTGGTCCTTTAAGGGACAGATTGATTCCAAGGGTATCAAAGAATGGTGGTTGGAGTTTCGGACCAGATTTTAGTATTTTCGTGGAAAGGGGTTGATTCTATTTGAAGAGCGTAACAAAGCGAGGGCTTGGAGTTCTGATTTTCGCTTTAATTTTGATGACCACAGCGCGTTTGGGGTGGGCGCAGGGTGTTTCTTTGCCGGTGGTGGCAATCCGGGTTGAGGGGAACAAAAAGGTTGATGCTCGCCTGATTCTCTCAGCTGTTTCACTTGGACTAAAGGAACCGTTTAACGCTGAAAAAGTTAAAAGTGACATTAAAGCTATATATGACTTGGGTTATTTCTCTAAAGTATGGGCTGATACCAAACAGTATCCGGATGGGATTGAAGTCATCTTCAAGGTCCAGGAATTGCCAGTGATTCAGAGCATTCAAATTACCGGAAATACCGCTCTGAAGACCGAGGAAATTAGGCGGGCTATGATTGTTGCTCCCTTGCAGGTCATGAACTGGAAGATTTTCCAAAGAGACCTGGAACGTATTAAGGCTCTTTACAGTGATAAGGGTTTTCTCATTACGGCCATCGAAAATATCCGTTTTACTGAGGATGGGGTTCTGAGTTTTGAAATTAAAGAGGGTATAGTGGAAAAAATTGAATTTGAGGGCTTCCAGAAGGTTAAAGAATACGTGCTCCGTCGCGAACTCAAAACTGAACCTCCTTTTGTTTTTGATCTGAGTGAACTTAAAAAGAGCATGAGGGCAATTTACAACCTAGGTTTCTTTGATGACCTTTCCATGAAACTTGAGCCTGGAAGTGACCGGGACCATGTGGTGGTTAAAATCAAGGTGGTGGAGAAGCTGACCGGAGAAGCTGGGGTGGGTGTTGGATATAATAGCGAAAAGGGATGGTTGGGTTATGTACGGTATAAAGAGTCAAATTTTGGTGGCAATGCTCAGGCCCTGGAATTACGCTACGAATTTGGTTCCCGGACTCTGTATCGCTTGTCGTTTGAAGAGCCATGGCTTT of the Atribacterota bacterium genome contains:
- a CDS encoding POTRA domain-containing protein; the encoded protein is MKSVTKRGLGVLIFALILMTTARLGWAQGVSLPVVAIRVEGNKKVDARLILSAVSLGLKEPFNAEKVKSDIKAIYDLGYFSKVWADTKQYPDGIEVIFKVQELPVIQSIQITGNTALKTEEIRRAMIVAPLQVMNWKIFQRDLERIKALYSDKGFLITAIENIRFTEDGVLSFEIKEGIVEKIEFEGFQKVKEYVLRRELKTEPPFVFDLSELKKSMRAIYNLGFFDDLSMKLEPGSDRDHVVVKIKVVEKLTGEAGVGVGYNSEKGWLGYVRYKESNFGGNAQALELRYEFGSRTLYRLSFEEPWLFGTPTAFGVAIYDQIEKKKHWVEREVVGNYEEERVGGRAAAGRAGSGLGGGPDRFPVALRAADGGGGGARRARR